The Agelaius phoeniceus isolate bAgePho1 chromosome 4, bAgePho1.hap1, whole genome shotgun sequence genome includes a region encoding these proteins:
- the RBPMS gene encoding RNA-binding protein with multiple splicing, translating to MSSVPADREGGPADTSLPEEEVRTLFVSGLPLDIKPRELYLLFRPFKGYEGSLIKLTSKQPVGFVSFDSRSEAEAAKNALNGIRFDPEIPQTLRLEFAKANTKMAKNKLVGTPNPSTPLPTAVPQFITREPYELTVPALYPSSPEVWGPYPLYPAELAPALPPPAFTYPASLHAQMRWLPPSEAGSQGWKSRQFC from the exons ATGAGCAGCGTCCCCGCCGACAGGGAGGGCGGCCCCGCCGACACCAGCCTGCCCGAGGAGGAG gtGAGGACACTCTTTGTCAGTGGGTTGCCTCTGGACATCAAGCCCCGGGAACTTTACCTGCTCTTCAGACCCTTTAAG GGGTACGAAGGGTCACTCATCAAACTCACCTCCAAGCAG CCCGTGGGCTTCGTCAGCTTCGACAGCCGCTCTGAGGCGGAGGCAGCCAAGAACGCGCTGAAC GGCATCCGCTTCGACCCCGAGATCCCCCAGACGCTGCGGCTGGAGTTTGCCAAGGCCAACACCAAGATGGCCAAGAACAAGCTGGTgggcaccccaaatcccagcacccCTCTCCCCACTGCTGTACCTCAGTTCATCACCCGGGAGCCCT ATGAGCTCACAGTGCCTGCACTTTACCCCAGTAGCCCTGAAGTGTGGGGGCCGTACCCTCTGTACCCAGCGGAATTAGCACCTGCTCTACCTCCTCCTGCTTTCACCTACCCCGCTTCGCTGCACGCCCAG ATGCGCTGGCTCCCTCCCTCCGAGGCTGGTTCTCAGGGCTGGAAGTCCCGTCAGTTCTGCTGA
- the DCTN6 gene encoding dynactin subunit 6, with product MAEKAQKSVKIAPGAVVCVESEIRGDVTIGPRTVIHPKARIIAEAGPIVIGEGNLIEEQALIINGYPENITPECEDVEPKPMVIGTNNVFEVGCYSQAMKVGDNNVIESKAFVGRNVILTSGCIIGACCNVNTYEVIPENTVIYGADCLRRVQTERPQPQTLQLDFLMKILPNYHHLKKTMKAASTPVKS from the exons ATGGCGGAGAAGGCGCAGAAGAG CGTGAAGATCGCGCCGGGCGCCGTGGTGTGCGTGGAGAGCGAGATCCGCGGGGACGTGACCATCG GTCCCCGGACCGTGATCCACCCCAAGGCCCGCATCATCGCCGAGGCGGGGCCTATCGTCATCGGAGAGGGGAACCTGATCGAGGAGCAGGCGCTCATCATCAACGG GTACCCAGAAAATATAACCCCAGAATGCGAAGATGTGGAGCCCAAGCCCATGGTCATTGGCACCAACAATGTTTTTGAGGTTGGGTGCT ATTCCCAAGCGATGAAGGTGGGAGACAACAACGTCATAGAATCCAAAG CGTTTGTAGGCAGGAATGTGATCCTGACGAGTGGCTGCATCATCGGGGCCTGCTGCAACGTGAACACCTATGAGGTGATCCCAGAGAACACCGTCATCTACGGGGCCGACTGCCTGCGCCGCGTGCAGACCGAGCGGCCtcag CCCCAGACGCTGCAGCTGGATTTCCTGATGAAGATCCTGCCCAACTACCACCACCTGAAGAAGACCATGAAGGCCGCATCCACCCCTGTGAAGAGCTGA